The DNA sequence GGGGAGCGTCAGCGAGCGCTCGACGCTGCTTCGGGTTCGCTCGCGGCGGATGTACCGGTCGCCCGACTCCTCGTCGGCGGCGCTTCGCTCCGCGCTGATGGTCAGTTCGCGCCCGGACGCGGAGATGTCGATATCCTCCTTCTCGTAGCCGGGCAGGTCCGCGGTGACGACGATGGTGTCGTCCGTCTCGGAGACGTCCACCGAGACGTCCCGGAGCGAGGCGAGGCCGGACTCCTCGAACTCGCGTCCCATCCGCTTGAAGAACTGTTCTATCTCGTCGAAGGGGTTCTGACGCGTCATGATCGCGTTGGAGTTCGTCCCGTCCCGGCATCAAGGTTTTTGCGGGCGCGAGCGCGGTTCGACCGGCGTCCGTTCGCCGCCGCTCAGTAGAGGACG is a window from the Halogeometricum sp. S3BR5-2 genome containing:
- the hsp14 gene encoding archaeal heat shock protein Hsp14; protein product: MTRQNPFDEIEQFFKRMGREFEESGLASLRDVSVDVSETDDTIVVTADLPGYEKEDIDISASGRELTISAERSAADEESGDRYIRRERTRSSVERSLTLPEEVVEEEASATYNNGVLTVTLPKESADEDDESTDIDVI